The following coding sequences are from one Delphinus delphis chromosome 17, mDelDel1.2, whole genome shotgun sequence window:
- the CALB1 gene encoding calbindin isoform X2 — translation MAESHLQSSVITASQFFEIWLHFDADGSGYLEGKELQNLIQELQQARKKAGLELSPEMKTFVDQYGQKDDGKIGIVELAHVLPTEENFLLLFRCQQLKSCEEFMKTWRKYDTDHSGFIETEELKNFLKDLLEKANKTVDDKKLAEYTDLMLKLFDSNNDGKLELTEMARLLPVQENFLLKFQGVKMCGKEFNKAFELYDQDGNGYIDENELDALLKDLCEKNKQDLDINNIPMYKKSIMALSDGGKLYRTDLALILSAGDN, via the exons ATGGCAGAATCCCACCTGCAATCATCCGTGATCACAGCCTCACAGTTTTTCGAGATCTGGCTTCATTTCGACGCTGACG GAAGTGGTTACCTGGAAGGAAAAGAGCTTCAGAACTTGATTCAGGAGCTCCAGCAAGCGCGGAAGAAGGCTGGATTG gagTTATCACCTGAGATGAAAACTTTTGTGGATCAGTATGGGCAAAAAGATGATGGAAAAATAGGAATTGTAGAG tTGGCTCATGTATTACCCACAGAAGAGAACTTCCTGCTGCTCTTCCGATGCCAGCAGCTGAAGTCCTGTGAGGAATTCATGAAG ACATGGAGAAAATATGATACTGATCACAGTGGCTTCATAGAAACTGAGGAGCTTAAG AACTTTCTAAAGGaccttctggaaaaagcaaacaagacTGTTGATGATAAAAAACTAGCTGAGTATACAGACCTAATG CTGAAATTGTTTGATTCAAATAATGATGGGAAGCTGGAATTAACTGAGATGGCCAG GTTACTGCCAGTGCAGgagaattttcttcttaaatttcag GGAGTCAAAATGTGTGGGAAAGAGTTCAATAAAGCTTTTGAGTTATATGATCag GATGGCAATGGATACATAGATGAAAATGAACTGGATGCTTTACTGAAGGACCTATGTGAGAAGAATAAACAG GATCTGGATAttaataatattccaatgtaCAAGAAAAGCATAATGGCTTTATCGGATGGAGGGAAGCTGTACCGAACGGATCTTGCTCTTATTCTCTCTGCTGGGGACAACTAG
- the CALB1 gene encoding calbindin isoform X1 — MAESHLQSSVITASQFFEIWLHFDADGSGYLEGKELQNLIQELQQARKKAGLELSPEMKTFVDQYGQKDDGKIGIVELAHVLPTEENFLLLFRCQQLKSCEEFMKTWRKYDTDHSGFIETEELKMYIRAGGGGRRYEGKDKENFLKDLLEKANKTVDDKKLAEYTDLMLKLFDSNNDGKLELTEMARLLPVQENFLLKFQGVKMCGKEFNKAFELYDQDGNGYIDENELDALLKDLCEKNKQDLDINNIPMYKKSIMALSDGGKLYRTDLALILSAGDN; from the exons ATGGCAGAATCCCACCTGCAATCATCCGTGATCACAGCCTCACAGTTTTTCGAGATCTGGCTTCATTTCGACGCTGACG GAAGTGGTTACCTGGAAGGAAAAGAGCTTCAGAACTTGATTCAGGAGCTCCAGCAAGCGCGGAAGAAGGCTGGATTG gagTTATCACCTGAGATGAAAACTTTTGTGGATCAGTATGGGCAAAAAGATGATGGAAAAATAGGAATTGTAGAG tTGGCTCATGTATTACCCACAGAAGAGAACTTCCTGCTGCTCTTCCGATGCCAGCAGCTGAAGTCCTGTGAGGAATTCATGAAG ACATGGAGAAAATATGATACTGATCACAGTGGCTTCATAGAAACTGAGGAGCTTAAG ATGTATATAAGAGCtggtgggggaggaagaagatATGAAGGAAAAGACAAAGAG AACTTTCTAAAGGaccttctggaaaaagcaaacaagacTGTTGATGATAAAAAACTAGCTGAGTATACAGACCTAATG CTGAAATTGTTTGATTCAAATAATGATGGGAAGCTGGAATTAACTGAGATGGCCAG GTTACTGCCAGTGCAGgagaattttcttcttaaatttcag GGAGTCAAAATGTGTGGGAAAGAGTTCAATAAAGCTTTTGAGTTATATGATCag GATGGCAATGGATACATAGATGAAAATGAACTGGATGCTTTACTGAAGGACCTATGTGAGAAGAATAAACAG GATCTGGATAttaataatattccaatgtaCAAGAAAAGCATAATGGCTTTATCGGATGGAGGGAAGCTGTACCGAACGGATCTTGCTCTTATTCTCTCTGCTGGGGACAACTAG